In Alkalihalobacterium alkalinitrilicum, a genomic segment contains:
- a CDS encoding alpha/beta hydrolase translates to MKHIFNQGKDSSKPTLLLLHGTGGNEHDLVPLAGMVDDEASVLSVRGNVSENGMPRFFRRLAEGVFDEEDLIFRTKELNQFLNESAEKYQFDREHIIAIGYSNGANIAASLLFHYENTLKGAILHHPMVPRRGIELPDLTGKSVFIAAGTNDPICSASESSELQSLLEKANAKVEIHWEDRGHQLTQEEVEAAAQWYRKRI, encoded by the coding sequence ATGAAACATATTTTTAATCAAGGAAAAGATTCAAGTAAACCAACGCTACTTTTGCTTCATGGAACAGGAGGGAATGAACATGATTTAGTGCCTCTTGCTGGGATGGTTGATGATGAGGCTTCCGTATTAAGTGTGAGAGGAAACGTGTCAGAAAATGGTATGCCTAGATTTTTTCGTAGATTAGCTGAAGGCGTATTTGATGAGGAAGATCTTATTTTCCGTACGAAGGAATTGAATCAGTTCCTGAATGAATCAGCAGAAAAGTATCAATTCGACCGAGAACATATCATTGCCATTGGTTATTCTAATGGTGCTAATATTGCTGCAAGTTTATTATTTCACTATGAAAATACACTGAAGGGTGCAATATTACATCACCCGATGGTACCAAGAAGAGGAATTGAACTTCCAGATTTAACAGGTAAGTCTGTTTTTATTGCTGCGGGAACGAATGATCCAATTTGTTCAGCATCTGAATCTTCTGAACTGCAATCGTTATTAGAAAAGGCGAATGCAAAAGTAGAAATTCATTGGGAAGATCGAGGTCACCAATTGACTCAAGAAGAAGTGGAAGCTGCAGCGCAGTGGTATCGAAAAAGGATTTGA
- a CDS encoding IS4 family transposase — MDKNTRLSSFGKWVAPINIKLFDEQVEKYQLDKYTKKLKTLSFTKLFLYAHLNQMESLHDLNTALADEKLQKELGFKSISVSQLSRKNRAIDPEFLSTIFLELVRLIHLKTEKRKAIRPIKIIDSSTMPLNLTRCQWAKFRKTKAGVKLHLRLVYVDQELAYPEKAIITDASEHDRNQLEILVDDKDAMYVFDRGYVDYERFDRYTDDGIFFLSRLKKNAVIREIETFNIPEGSPVTSDKMAYIGTTQKRCENVFRIIETVDSKGQLLRLITNRFDLTAEEIGDLYRSRWAIELFFKWLKQHVKIKTFFGYSEEAVHNQLFLGLITYCLSVLIQLEIKSKQTLLQITRWLKRTLWRPVHVWFSYISPKGIP, encoded by the coding sequence ATGGACAAGAATACACGATTATCTTCATTTGGTAAATGGGTTGCGCCCATAAATATAAAACTTTTTGATGAACAAGTTGAAAAGTATCAACTTGATAAGTACACAAAGAAGCTAAAAACACTCTCTTTTACTAAGCTTTTTCTTTATGCTCACTTAAATCAAATGGAAAGTCTCCATGATCTTAATACAGCACTGGCTGATGAGAAGTTACAGAAAGAACTTGGATTTAAATCAATCAGTGTCTCTCAGCTTTCTCGTAAGAATAGAGCGATAGACCCTGAGTTTTTATCAACTATCTTTCTTGAACTTGTACGTCTGATTCACCTCAAGACAGAAAAACGAAAAGCCATCCGACCGATTAAAATCATTGACTCTAGTACGATGCCACTCAATCTTACTCGTTGTCAGTGGGCCAAATTTCGAAAGACTAAAGCTGGCGTAAAACTTCACCTTAGGTTAGTTTACGTGGATCAGGAATTGGCATACCCAGAAAAAGCCATTATCACAGATGCTTCGGAACACGACCGAAACCAACTTGAAATACTCGTTGATGATAAAGACGCCATGTACGTGTTTGACCGCGGGTATGTTGATTATGAACGATTTGATCGTTATACAGATGATGGTATCTTTTTCCTATCCAGACTAAAGAAAAACGCAGTTATTCGAGAGATTGAAACGTTTAACATTCCAGAAGGTAGCCCAGTAACATCAGACAAAATGGCCTATATCGGCACAACACAAAAGCGATGTGAAAATGTGTTTCGTATTATTGAAACCGTTGATTCAAAAGGACAATTACTACGCTTGATTACCAATCGCTTCGATTTAACAGCTGAAGAAATTGGAGATCTATACCGTTCAAGGTGGGCAATTGAGCTCTTTTTCAAATGGTTAAAACAGCACGTAAAAATTAAAACTTTTTTTGGTTATAGTGAAGAAGCAGTTCACAATCAACTGTTTTTAGGACTGATTACGTACTGCCTTAGTGTACTTATCCAACTAGAAATCAAAAGTAAGCAAACACTTTTACAGATCACTCGATGGTTGAAGAGAACTTTATGGCGGCCAGTCCATGTATGGTTCAGTTATATTAGTCCCAAAGGGATTCCGTAA
- a CDS encoding MarR family winged helix-turn-helix transcriptional regulator codes for MNIQESNRIEEDLSLKLFIVISRAFQSIKKRVEEDIKCYELNLTEFAVLELLYSKGDQPIQKIGDKVLIASSSITYVVDKLEKKKLIERKGCLKDRRITHATITSEGTEFMNEIFPKHKRAIQEICNSLAAQEKSNMIDQLKKLGYHAYAM; via the coding sequence ATGAATATTCAAGAAAGCAATCGAATAGAAGAGGATTTATCATTAAAATTATTTATCGTTATTTCTCGTGCTTTTCAATCGATAAAAAAACGCGTTGAAGAAGACATAAAGTGCTATGAACTTAATTTAACAGAATTTGCCGTACTAGAATTACTTTATAGCAAAGGAGATCAGCCGATTCAAAAAATTGGCGATAAAGTACTGATAGCAAGTAGTAGTATTACGTATGTGGTTGACAAGTTAGAAAAGAAAAAGTTAATCGAAAGAAAAGGTTGTCTTAAAGACCGTCGCATCACCCATGCTACAATTACTAGTGAAGGAACGGAATTTATGAATGAGATTTTTCCAAAACATAAAAGAGCAATACAAGAAATATGTAATAGTTTAGCTGCGCAGGAGAAAAGTAACATGATAGATCAGTTAAAGAAATTAGGGTATCATGCTTATGCAATGTAA
- a CDS encoding ring-cleaving dioxygenase, with the protein MKKTTGIHHITAIVGHPQENVDFYAGVLGLRLVKKTVNFDDPGTYHLYFGNEGGKPGTIITFFPWPGAYQGKIGGGQVGITSYVVPKGAIDFWEKRLEKLKVNYTKTERFEEQYLQFEDPHGLHLEIVERDEGEPNTWSFGEVTPEVAIKGFGGATLLSTRPEKTGKVLEETMGLERIGEEGDIIRYRSTAEIGNVIDLKQTSVERGQMGVGTVHHIAWRASDDEDQLDWKRYVESFGFGVTPVQDRNYFNAIYFKEHGEILFEIATDPPGFAHDESEETMGENLMLPEQFEPHRDQIEQIVLPFEVKSLD; encoded by the coding sequence ATGAAAAAAACAACCGGAATTCACCACATTACCGCAATTGTTGGTCATCCACAAGAAAATGTAGATTTTTATGCAGGGGTTTTAGGGTTACGGTTAGTGAAAAAAACAGTGAATTTTGATGATCCAGGTACGTACCATCTTTATTTTGGTAATGAAGGTGGGAAACCAGGAACGATCATTACTTTCTTTCCATGGCCAGGTGCTTACCAAGGAAAAATTGGTGGTGGTCAAGTTGGAATTACTTCTTATGTTGTACCGAAGGGCGCGATCGATTTTTGGGAAAAACGCTTAGAAAAACTTAAAGTTAACTATACAAAAACGGAACGCTTTGAAGAACAATATTTACAATTTGAGGATCCTCATGGGTTGCATTTAGAAATCGTTGAACGAGATGAAGGAGAACCGAACACGTGGAGTTTTGGTGAGGTAACCCCAGAAGTAGCAATTAAAGGATTTGGAGGAGCTACGCTATTGTCAACTCGACCTGAAAAAACAGGCAAGGTATTAGAGGAAACAATGGGGCTTGAACGAATTGGAGAAGAAGGGGACATCATTCGGTATCGTTCAACCGCTGAGATTGGAAATGTGATTGATTTAAAACAAACTTCAGTAGAACGAGGACAAATGGGGGTTGGAACTGTCCACCATATCGCATGGCGTGCAAGTGATGACGAGGATCAACTCGATTGGAAGCGATATGTAGAAAGTTTTGGATTTGGCGTGACGCCTGTTCAAGATCGTAACTATTTCAATGCGATTTATTTTAAAGAACATGGCGAAATTCTATTTGAGATTGCAACAGATCCACCAGGGTTTGCTCACGATGAATCTGAAGAAACGATGGGTGAAAACCTGATGTTACCAGAGCAATTCGAGCCTCATCGAGATCAGATTGAACAAATCGTTCTTCCATTTGAAGTGAAAAGTTTAGATTAA
- a CDS encoding ring-cleaving dioxygenase translates to MKFHFISIIKKGGRKLQKSVGIHHISAMVNDAQRNVNFYTKVLGLRLVKKTVNFDRPEVYHLYFGNETGEPGTVITFFPWAKQLKGRIGTGQVGATSYMIPNGTITYWENRLKHFNVEFRSSSRFREKYLQFQDPDGLELELVESDKGPINHWRIGDISPCHAIRGFSGATLNSTQPHRTADVLENVLGFECVGQEDGFLRFQSAALVGNTMDIRLTPSVRGLMGAGTVHHIAWRAKDAKELLNWRILLQDKGYYPTEIQDRNYFKALYFHEPGGILFEIATDAPAFTVDERGDILGEKLMLPSWLESKRQELEENLPPIEVRK, encoded by the coding sequence ATGAAGTTTCACTTTATATCAATCATTAAAAAAGGGGGGAGAAAGTTGCAAAAATCAGTGGGTATTCATCATATTTCTGCAATGGTGAATGATGCTCAAAGGAATGTTAATTTTTATACAAAAGTACTTGGGTTAAGACTTGTCAAAAAAACGGTCAACTTTGATCGCCCGGAAGTGTATCATCTGTATTTTGGTAACGAAACTGGAGAACCTGGAACAGTGATTACGTTTTTCCCGTGGGCTAAACAGTTAAAGGGACGAATTGGGACAGGGCAGGTTGGAGCTACGAGTTACATGATACCAAATGGCACAATTACGTATTGGGAAAATCGTTTGAAACACTTTAATGTTGAGTTTCGTTCATCGAGTCGCTTTAGAGAAAAGTATCTGCAATTTCAGGATCCAGACGGGCTCGAACTTGAGTTAGTAGAAAGCGACAAAGGACCCATTAATCATTGGAGAATTGGAGATATTTCACCATGTCATGCGATTCGAGGATTCAGTGGTGCAACATTAAATTCTACACAGCCTCATCGGACGGCAGATGTTCTTGAGAATGTATTGGGATTTGAATGTGTCGGACAAGAAGATGGATTTCTGCGGTTTCAATCTGCAGCGCTTGTCGGAAATACGATGGATATAAGGCTAACACCGTCCGTTCGTGGTCTGATGGGGGCAGGAACCGTGCATCATATCGCTTGGAGAGCCAAGGATGCGAAAGAGCTACTTAACTGGAGAATTCTTCTGCAAGACAAAGGATATTATCCGACAGAAATTCAGGACCGGAATTATTTTAAAGCTCTTTATTTTCATGAACCAGGGGGCATCCTCTTTGAAATTGCCACTGATGCACCAGCCTTTACTGTTGATGAACGAGGGGACATTCTAGGTGAAAAACTCATGCTTCCATCATGGTTAGAGTCCAAACGACAGGAATTAGAAGAGAACTTACCTCCAATTGAGGTTCGTAAATAG
- a CDS encoding nitroreductase family protein, giving the protein MTDFLQLVKERRSANNFLPNNPITKNDLNEIFDLVKYGPSAFNLQHTHYMTVIDPDMKESLQKAAFGQHKVLSSSAVIIVLGDKKAFLQAPEIYEGMKMLGILSKQEYDYLVNDTVSFYQTRGEEFQKDEAIRNASLSAMLFIMAAKEKGWDTCPMIGFDPDAVKDVLNISEQFEVIMMITIGKEKVESRKPRSYRKPVREFVTYI; this is encoded by the coding sequence ATGACAGACTTTCTTCAATTAGTAAAAGAAAGGCGTTCAGCTAACAATTTTCTGCCTAACAATCCAATTACGAAAAACGACTTAAATGAGATCTTTGACTTGGTGAAATATGGACCATCAGCCTTTAACCTTCAACATACGCATTATATGACCGTCATTGATCCAGATATGAAAGAAAGCTTGCAAAAGGCGGCGTTTGGACAACATAAAGTATTAAGCTCTTCTGCGGTCATCATTGTTCTAGGAGATAAAAAAGCTTTTCTTCAAGCTCCAGAAATCTATGAAGGGATGAAGATGTTAGGGATCTTGAGTAAGCAAGAGTACGATTATTTGGTAAATGACACTGTTTCATTTTATCAAACGAGAGGTGAGGAATTTCAAAAAGATGAGGCGATCAGGAACGCTTCATTATCTGCAATGTTGTTTATAATGGCTGCTAAAGAAAAAGGCTGGGATACTTGCCCAATGATTGGCTTTGATCCTGATGCTGTGAAAGATGTATTAAATATAAGTGAACAATTTGAAGTAATTATGATGATTACCATCGGAAAAGAAAAAGTAGAGAGTAGAAAACCACGCAGCTACCGCAAGCCTGTTCGTGAGTTTGTCACATACATTTAA
- a CDS encoding flavin reductase family protein: protein MLSIDPSTLTERENYKFLIGSIIPRPIAFVTTITQDGTLNGAPFSYFNIVSSNPPMISLSIQRSKGKPKDTARNILQTKEFVVHIVDEFNVEQVNQTAASLPPEESEIELAGLTAVESVKIAVLGVKEAKIRMECTLEQTLELGGTDSPHCDFIIGKVVQFHIDKDIYDNGRIDPTGLAAVSRLAGTNYAKIGELFSLKRPK from the coding sequence ATGCTCTCGATTGACCCGTCAACTTTAACGGAAAGAGAGAATTACAAATTTTTAATTGGGAGTATTATTCCCCGCCCAATTGCTTTTGTTACGACCATAACTCAGGATGGGACATTGAATGGAGCACCTTTTAGCTATTTCAATATTGTTTCTTCCAATCCACCGATGATTTCCCTGTCTATTCAACGCTCTAAAGGAAAACCGAAGGATACAGCAAGAAATATATTGCAGACCAAAGAATTCGTTGTTCATATTGTCGATGAATTCAATGTTGAACAAGTTAATCAAACCGCAGCTAGTCTCCCCCCTGAAGAAAGTGAAATAGAGCTAGCGGGATTAACTGCAGTCGAAAGTGTAAAGATTGCTGTTCTGGGCGTAAAGGAAGCAAAAATTCGTATGGAATGTACATTAGAGCAAACCTTAGAATTAGGAGGCACAGATTCTCCTCATTGTGACTTTATCATTGGAAAAGTTGTTCAATTCCATATTGATAAAGATATTTATGATAATGGAAGAATTGATCCAACCGGTTTAGCAGCAGTAAGCCGATTAGCAGGTACTAATTATGCAAAAATTGGGGAATTGTTTTCCTTGAAACGACCAAAGTAG
- a CDS encoding DoxX family protein yields the protein MSNKQELGALLLRLVVGIVFLTHGSVKFQGGIENIAGWFDSIGLPGFLAYIVAILEVAGGIALILGIGTRVVSALLVLLMVGAIFTVNLAVGFLDGYAYDLILLVISVYLVLNGSKLLSLGQLIIKGQSEKGARSKVA from the coding sequence ATGTCAAATAAACAAGAATTAGGTGCATTATTACTACGTCTCGTCGTAGGGATCGTATTTTTAACTCACGGTTCTGTAAAATTCCAAGGCGGTATCGAAAATATTGCCGGGTGGTTTGATAGTATTGGTTTACCAGGGTTCTTGGCTTACATTGTAGCCATCCTAGAAGTAGCTGGAGGTATCGCATTAATTCTTGGTATAGGAACAAGAGTTGTGTCAGCATTATTAGTTCTTCTAATGGTCGGAGCGATTTTTACAGTGAATTTAGCAGTAGGCTTTTTGGATGGTTATGCTTATGATCTTATATTACTTGTCATTTCTGTTTACCTTGTCTTAAATGGAAGTAAGTTATTATCATTAGGTCAACTTATTATTAAAGGGCAATCAGAAAAAGGTGCACGTTCTAAAGTAGCCTAA